A genomic window from Mycobacteriales bacterium includes:
- a CDS encoding ROK family protein: MPPPAVLGFDFGGTKIATAVCDAAGTRLGSGTIETRPEAGALASLERGIEAGRRLLATAASGHRLVAVGASTLGIPSDDGVHLAPAIPGWGDIRLGAELRQAFDGAEVRLATDVKAAARAELEWGALAGCDPGIYVNLGTGLAVAIVANGAVLAGRHGAAGEIGYNLRGWPDVGLPVTARVPLEDAVSGKALLRRASRLRPDLAGAAAVFAGAAQDRGIARLLADFVRELAYHLANLAIAIDPVRIVVGGGMVRAWDQLVGGLRAALDAAVPYPPELVRARFPYDAPLMGALALGTAAARDVLGTTQLEKGLSG, translated from the coding sequence ATGCCTCCGCCGGCCGTGCTGGGATTCGACTTCGGTGGCACCAAGATCGCCACGGCGGTGTGTGACGCCGCCGGGACGCGGCTGGGGTCCGGGACGATCGAGACCCGGCCGGAGGCGGGCGCCCTCGCCAGCCTGGAGCGCGGGATCGAGGCCGGCCGCCGGTTACTGGCCACGGCGGCGTCCGGCCACCGGCTGGTCGCGGTCGGCGCGTCGACGCTGGGCATCCCGTCCGACGACGGTGTCCACCTCGCCCCGGCCATTCCGGGCTGGGGCGACATCCGGCTCGGCGCCGAGCTGCGGCAGGCGTTCGACGGGGCCGAGGTCAGGCTGGCGACCGACGTCAAGGCCGCCGCCCGGGCCGAGCTGGAGTGGGGCGCGCTGGCCGGCTGCGATCCCGGGATCTACGTCAACCTCGGCACCGGGCTGGCGGTCGCGATCGTCGCCAACGGCGCGGTGCTGGCCGGCCGGCACGGCGCCGCCGGGGAGATCGGCTACAACCTGCGGGGGTGGCCGGACGTCGGGCTGCCGGTGACCGCCCGTGTCCCGCTGGAGGACGCGGTGAGCGGCAAAGCCCTGCTGCGGCGGGCTTCCCGACTCCGGCCCGACCTGGCCGGCGCGGCGGCGGTGTTCGCCGGCGCGGCCCAGGACCGGGGGATCGCCCGGCTGCTGGCCGACTTCGTCCGGGAGCTGGCGTACCACCTGGCCAACCTCGCGATCGCGATCGACCCGGTCCGGATCGTGGTCGGCGGCGGGATGGTGCGGGCCTGGGACCAGCTCGTCGGCGGGCTGCGGGCGGCGCTCGACGCCGCGGTTCCGTACCCGCCGGAGCTGGTCCGCGCCCGTTTCCCGTACGACGCGCCGTTGATGGGCGCGCTCGCGCTCGGCACGGCCGCGGCCCGCGATGTGCTCGGGACGACCCAGCTGGAGAAGGGACTGTCAGGATGA
- a CDS encoding ABC transporter substrate-binding protein translates to MRRTMIAAAVAVSASLLAAGCSGSTTTTTTDNGTGSGTKEAGSTDKASHQQGGSLTIANVQGQTWTCQFNPFNPAVNSVALGFVYEPLVYVNLLQDQKETPMLASSYQWAADKKSIVFTVRSGVKWSDGQPFTAEDVAYTFDVMKRVPSTDLYSLWTGAGLKSVTAAGDKVTLTFGQAAGPYFFNFANQVGIVPKHVFSTGPAAEHPDTWADPKPVGTGPYTVDPCSANNIQYVANPGYWQPGKPYLSKLQYPAYLDNGPANLDLAGGKAQWGSQFIPNIAALYLNKSKENHTWSPPVTNVGIVPNLDPSRPATSKLAVRQAIALAIDRQRIALIGEGGQQPAANQTGIVVPTFQKYYDRAAVAAAGYDKPNPDKAKGLLAGLGYTEANPLKLTIITITGYTDWDASLAVVKQQLKPVGIDLTVSDLAQQTFDDRLYNGDFDLAYYGQAGGPTPYYELRQMLYSKNSAPIGKPASFNYGRYLDPEVDALFDQYPAADDAGQVDIVKKVGAAMLRDIPIIPTTESVNWFQYNTADIAGWPTESDPYAQPAAFNVPDVEQLLLHLYSKSAQK, encoded by the coding sequence ATGAGGCGCACCATGATCGCGGCTGCGGTCGCCGTGTCGGCGAGCCTGCTCGCGGCCGGCTGCAGCGGGTCGACGACCACCACCACCACCGACAACGGCACGGGGTCCGGGACCAAGGAGGCCGGCAGCACCGACAAGGCCAGCCACCAGCAGGGCGGCTCGCTCACCATCGCCAACGTCCAGGGCCAGACCTGGACCTGCCAGTTCAACCCGTTCAACCCCGCGGTGAACTCGGTCGCGCTCGGCTTCGTCTACGAGCCGCTGGTGTACGTCAACCTGCTGCAGGACCAGAAGGAGACGCCGATGCTGGCGTCCTCGTACCAGTGGGCGGCGGACAAGAAGTCGATCGTCTTCACCGTCCGCAGCGGCGTGAAGTGGAGCGACGGTCAGCCTTTCACGGCCGAGGACGTCGCCTACACCTTCGACGTCATGAAGCGGGTCCCCTCGACGGATCTCTACTCGCTGTGGACCGGTGCCGGACTGAAGAGCGTCACCGCCGCCGGCGACAAGGTCACCCTGACCTTCGGTCAGGCCGCCGGGCCGTACTTCTTCAACTTCGCCAACCAGGTCGGCATCGTGCCCAAGCACGTCTTCTCGACCGGCCCGGCCGCGGAGCACCCGGACACCTGGGCCGACCCGAAGCCGGTGGGCACGGGACCGTACACAGTGGACCCCTGCTCGGCCAACAACATCCAGTACGTCGCGAACCCGGGCTACTGGCAGCCGGGCAAGCCGTACCTGAGCAAGCTGCAGTATCCGGCCTACCTCGACAATGGCCCGGCGAACCTCGACCTCGCCGGGGGGAAGGCCCAGTGGGGCAGCCAGTTCATCCCGAACATCGCGGCGCTCTACCTGAACAAGTCCAAGGAGAACCACACCTGGTCGCCGCCGGTGACCAACGTCGGGATCGTGCCCAACCTGGATCCGTCCCGCCCGGCCACCAGCAAGCTCGCGGTACGGCAGGCGATCGCGCTGGCGATCGACCGGCAGCGGATCGCGCTCATCGGGGAGGGCGGGCAGCAGCCGGCCGCCAACCAGACCGGGATCGTGGTGCCGACGTTCCAGAAGTACTACGACCGGGCCGCGGTCGCGGCGGCCGGCTACGACAAGCCGAACCCGGACAAGGCCAAGGGCCTGCTCGCCGGTCTCGGCTACACCGAGGCCAACCCGCTGAAGCTGACGATCATCACGATCACCGGCTACACCGACTGGGACGCCTCGCTGGCGGTGGTCAAGCAGCAGCTGAAGCCCGTCGGCATCGACCTCACCGTCTCCGACCTGGCCCAGCAGACCTTCGACGACCGGCTCTACAACGGCGACTTCGACCTCGCCTACTACGGCCAGGCCGGTGGCCCGACGCCGTACTACGAGCTGCGGCAGATGCTCTACTCGAAGAACTCCGCCCCCATCGGCAAGCCGGCCAGCTTCAACTACGGCCGCTACCTCGATCCCGAGGTCGACGCGCTGTTCGACCAGTACCCGGCGGCGGACGACGCCGGCCAGGTCGACATCGTGAAGAAGGTCGGCGCGGCGATGCTGCGGGACATCCCGATCATCCCGACCACCGAGTCGGTCAACTGGTTCCAGTACAACACCGCGGACATCGCGGGCTGGCCGACGGAGAGCGACCCGTACGCGCAGCCGGCCGCGTTCAACGTCCCGGACGTGGAGCAGCTCCTGCTGCACCTCTACTCGAAGTCCGCGCAGAAGTAG
- a CDS encoding ABC transporter permease has translation MRYVLRRLGFFVLTLWAALTLNFFIPRFMPGSPLQALRDRTHNRLSPAALEQMLTSYGFKPDENLFVQYLDYLRNMVTGRWGISIGATLGEPVTKVVGQALPWTLGLVGITTVLAFALGSLIGVVAGWRRGGRLDSLLPPVFVVTSALPYFWVGLLLILTFSVWTGGLLPSDFNYDSGLQPSLTPGFAANVLAHAVLPAATILITSIGGWILTMRNNMITTLAEDYVRMGRAKGLSNRRIMTTYAARNAMLPNLSGFAMSLGFVISGAILVEYVFNYPGLGYLLYNAVQNTDYPLMQALFMLFTVAVLVSVLVCDFATAWLDPRARAKG, from the coding sequence GTGCGGTACGTCCTGCGGCGGCTGGGGTTCTTCGTGCTCACCCTGTGGGCGGCGCTCACGCTGAACTTCTTCATCCCCCGCTTCATGCCGGGCAGCCCGCTGCAGGCGCTGCGCGACCGTACGCACAACAGGCTGTCGCCGGCGGCGCTGGAGCAGATGCTCACCTCGTACGGGTTCAAGCCGGACGAGAACCTCTTCGTGCAGTACCTGGACTACCTGCGGAACATGGTCACCGGGCGGTGGGGCATCTCCATCGGCGCCACCCTCGGCGAGCCGGTGACCAAGGTGGTCGGTCAGGCGCTGCCGTGGACGCTCGGGCTGGTCGGGATCACCACGGTCCTGGCCTTCGCCCTCGGCTCCCTGATCGGCGTCGTCGCCGGGTGGCGGCGCGGCGGCCGGCTCGACTCCCTGCTGCCGCCGGTCTTCGTCGTCACCTCGGCCCTGCCGTACTTCTGGGTCGGGCTGCTGCTCATCCTGACCTTCTCGGTGTGGACGGGCGGGCTGCTGCCCAGCGACTTCAACTACGACAGCGGGCTGCAGCCGTCGCTGACGCCCGGGTTCGCGGCCAACGTGCTCGCCCACGCGGTGCTGCCGGCGGCCACGATCCTCATCACCTCGATCGGCGGCTGGATCCTGACCATGCGGAACAACATGATCACCACGCTGGCCGAGGACTACGTCCGGATGGGACGGGCCAAGGGCCTGTCCAACCGGCGGATCATGACCACGTACGCGGCCCGCAACGCGATGCTGCCCAACCTGTCCGGCTTCGCGATGTCGCTGGGCTTCGTGATCTCCGGCGCGATCCTGGTCGAGTACGTCTTCAACTACCCCGGGCTCGGCTACCTGCTCTACAACGCCGTGCAGAACACCGACTACCCGCTCATGCAGGCGTTGTTCATGTTGTTCACCGTGGCCGTGCTGGTGTCCGTACTGGTCTGCGACTTCGCGACGGCGTGGCTCGACCCGCGGGCCCGGGCGAAGGGATAG
- a CDS encoding ABC transporter permease — MTALLLDTSTPTGPRAPTRRRGSGIWAALRGSRKAMLGLAIFAVFAVLAAVPQLFTSVRDPNELAFAPGLGSSRQHLLGTTTLGQDIFAQLVYGTRQSLVIALVAGFFATVLSVLVGVSAAYLGGVADEVLSLVTNVFLVIPTFPLIIILATYAGKGTLLVVLIVLVVTGWSYGANQLRAQTLSLRNRDFLEAARVRGERRSYIIVVEVLPTMTSLIVANFLGAALYSVLTAAGLQFLGLGDPNSISWGTMLYWAQSQQALQTGLPQWSIAPGLCVALLGASFALLNYAFDEISNPALRPVRRQRARRTRA; from the coding sequence ATGACCGCGCTGCTGCTGGACACCAGCACGCCGACCGGCCCACGGGCGCCGACCCGGCGCCGCGGCAGTGGCATCTGGGCCGCGCTGCGGGGCAGCCGCAAGGCGATGCTGGGGCTGGCGATCTTCGCGGTCTTCGCGGTGCTGGCCGCGGTTCCGCAGCTGTTCACCTCGGTCCGGGACCCGAACGAGCTGGCGTTCGCGCCGGGTCTGGGCTCGTCCCGGCAGCACCTGCTCGGCACCACCACGCTCGGCCAGGACATCTTCGCCCAGCTCGTCTACGGCACCCGGCAGTCGCTCGTGATCGCCCTGGTGGCCGGCTTCTTCGCGACCGTCCTGTCCGTACTGGTCGGGGTGTCGGCGGCCTACCTCGGCGGGGTGGCGGACGAGGTGCTGTCGCTGGTGACCAACGTGTTCCTGGTCATCCCGACGTTCCCGCTGATCATCATCCTGGCCACGTACGCCGGGAAGGGCACGCTGCTGGTCGTCCTGATCGTGCTGGTCGTCACCGGCTGGTCGTACGGGGCGAACCAGCTGCGGGCGCAGACGCTGTCGCTGCGCAACCGGGACTTCCTGGAGGCGGCCCGGGTCCGGGGCGAGCGGCGGTCGTACATCATCGTGGTCGAGGTGCTGCCGACGATGACGTCGCTGATCGTCGCGAACTTCCTCGGCGCCGCGCTCTACTCCGTGCTGACCGCGGCCGGGCTGCAGTTCCTCGGGCTCGGCGACCCCAACTCGATCAGCTGGGGCACGATGCTCTACTGGGCCCAGAGCCAGCAGGCGCTGCAGACCGGCCTGCCGCAGTGGTCGATCGCCCCCGGCCTCTGCGTCGCCCTGCTCGGCGCGTCCTTCGCCCTGCTGAACTACGCCTTCGACGAGATCAGCAACCCGGCCCTGCGTCCGGTGAGGAGGCAGCGTGCCCGCCGTACCCGTGCTTGA
- a CDS encoding ABC transporter ATP-binding protein has translation MPAVPVLEVRDLRVEYATARGPVAAVLDVALDVAEGEFVGVVGESGCGKSTLLFAIAQLLSPPAAITAGSVVFRGQNLVTMTDRQLRALRWRDYSVVMQSAMNALNPVTSIGAQFEDALTAHSDLPARQVTERSVEVLRLVGIDPVHLGSYPHQLSGGMRQRAMIAMALLFTPDLVIMDEPTSALDVVAQRSLMVQIKELQQRLGFAVVFVTHDMSLVSHFSDRLLVMYAGEVVESGPTRTVFDTPAHPYSRGLLDAFPSIRGPRVPLTGIPGSPPDLAQPPPGCRFQPRCPVAFADCERIEPKLYPVGAARARCLLHAPGRALVHNGPEAGP, from the coding sequence GTGCCCGCCGTACCCGTGCTTGAGGTCCGCGATCTCCGGGTCGAGTACGCCACCGCCCGGGGCCCGGTCGCCGCGGTCCTGGACGTGGCTCTCGACGTGGCCGAGGGCGAGTTCGTCGGCGTCGTCGGCGAGTCCGGGTGCGGCAAGTCCACCCTGCTGTTCGCCATCGCCCAGCTGCTGAGCCCGCCGGCGGCGATCACCGCCGGCAGCGTCGTCTTCCGCGGGCAGAACCTGGTCACCATGACCGACCGGCAGCTGCGGGCGCTGCGCTGGCGGGACTACTCGGTCGTCATGCAGAGCGCGATGAACGCGCTGAACCCGGTCACCTCGATCGGCGCCCAGTTCGAGGACGCGCTCACGGCGCACTCGGACCTGCCGGCCCGGCAGGTCACCGAGCGCTCGGTCGAGGTGCTCCGGCTGGTCGGCATCGACCCGGTCCACCTCGGCAGCTACCCGCACCAGCTCTCCGGCGGCATGCGGCAGCGGGCGATGATCGCGATGGCGCTGCTGTTCACGCCGGACCTGGTCATCATGGACGAGCCGACCTCCGCCCTGGACGTCGTCGCCCAGCGCTCGCTCATGGTCCAGATCAAGGAACTCCAGCAACGGCTGGGTTTCGCGGTCGTCTTCGTCACCCACGACATGTCGCTGGTCAGCCACTTCTCCGACCGGCTGCTGGTGATGTACGCGGGCGAGGTGGTGGAGTCCGGTCCGACCCGGACGGTCTTCGACACCCCGGCCCACCCGTACAGCCGGGGGCTGCTGGACGCGTTCCCGTCGATCCGGGGTCCGCGGGTGCCGCTGACCGGCATCCCCGGCAGCCCGCCGGACCTGGCCCAGCCGCCGCCGGGGTGCCGGTTCCAGCCCCGCTGCCCGGTCGCGTTCGCCGACTGCGAGCGGATCGAGCCGAAGCTGTATCCGGTGGGCGCGGCCCGGGCCCGGTGCCTGCTGCACGCGCCGGGCCGCGCGCTGGTCCACAATGGACCGGAGGCCGGTCCGTGA
- a CDS encoding ABC transporter ATP-binding protein produces MTAPLIEATGLTKHFKVGGALSRRRLHAVDEVDLAIEPREIVALVGESGSGKSTIARLLAKVHRPTAGEIRYQGTSLAAMKTRRQTLAYRGDVPMVFQDPFSSLNPAYRVSHGILRGLILHRPELDRAQRAAEAERVVDAVGLTPAATVLDRYPYELSGGQRQRIGFAQALAYRPKLILADEPVSMLDVSIRIGLLNLMAGLREREGVSFLYITHDIASARYVSDRLIVMYAGHVVESGPTETVLADPKHPYTQLLLSAVPDPRAPLDVGAETDRGEPPQVIDPRPGCRFRQRCPLAVEECGRVTPRPRELGPAHQAACHVAMASPASPASSVEAGPG; encoded by the coding sequence GTGACCGCGCCGCTGATCGAGGCCACCGGGCTGACCAAGCACTTCAAGGTCGGTGGCGCGCTGTCGCGGCGGCGGCTGCACGCGGTCGACGAGGTGGACCTGGCCATCGAACCGCGGGAGATCGTCGCCCTGGTCGGCGAGAGCGGCAGCGGCAAGAGCACGATCGCGCGGCTGCTGGCGAAGGTGCACCGGCCGACCGCGGGGGAGATCCGCTACCAGGGCACGTCGCTGGCGGCGATGAAGACCCGGCGGCAGACCCTGGCCTACCGCGGCGACGTGCCGATGGTGTTCCAGGACCCGTTCAGCTCGCTCAACCCGGCGTACCGGGTGTCGCACGGGATCCTGCGCGGCCTGATCCTGCACCGGCCCGAGCTCGACCGGGCCCAGCGCGCGGCCGAGGCCGAGCGGGTGGTCGACGCGGTCGGGCTCACCCCGGCGGCGACGGTCCTGGACCGCTACCCGTACGAGCTGTCCGGCGGGCAGCGGCAGCGGATCGGCTTCGCGCAGGCCCTGGCCTACCGGCCGAAGCTGATCCTCGCCGACGAGCCGGTGTCCATGTTGGACGTGTCCATCCGGATAGGACTGCTGAACCTGATGGCGGGGCTGCGGGAGCGGGAGGGCGTCTCGTTCCTCTACATCACCCACGACATCGCCAGCGCCCGCTACGTGTCCGACCGGCTGATCGTGATGTACGCCGGCCACGTGGTCGAGTCCGGGCCTACCGAGACGGTGCTCGCCGACCCGAAACACCCGTACACGCAGCTGTTGCTGTCGGCGGTGCCCGATCCGCGGGCGCCGCTGGACGTCGGCGCGGAGACCGACCGGGGGGAGCCGCCGCAGGTGATCGACCCGCGGCCGGGCTGCCGGTTCCGGCAACGGTGCCCGCTGGCGGTCGAGGAGTGCGGCCGGGTGACGCCGCGGCCGCGGGAGCTCGGGCCCGCGCACCAGGCCGCCTGCCACGTGGCGATGGCGTCACCGGCGTCACCGGCGTCATCGGTGGAAGCGGGGCCGGGGTGA
- a CDS encoding 6-phospho-beta-glucosidase, with product MKIAVVGGGSTYTPELIEGFARRAAVLPVDELVLHDVAADRLDVVGGLARRILDRHGVGGLRTTTSLESAVDGAAAVLVQLRVGGQRTRLVDETLPGRFGLLGQETTGPGGFAKALRTVPVVLDIAELVAERARAGAWIVDFTNPVGIVTRALLDAGHRAVGLCNVAIGFQRRLAARFGVEPDRIRLDHAGLNHLSWIRRVLVDGVDRLPELLAGAAAADLAAETEIPAELLRTLGAIPSYYLHYFYCTDRAVRAQATGPQRAEEVLEIERTLLRMYADPALDTKPALLEQRGGAYYSEAAAALVTSLLTGDGAHHYVDVRNDGTIAGLPDEAVVEVPATVDQDGAHPVAVPPLAPELLGLVQAVTAYEVLTIEAARTGDRAVALRALLANPLVRQWDVAVPLLDALLEANRALLPRFSLA from the coding sequence GTGAAGATCGCGGTGGTCGGGGGCGGGAGTACGTACACGCCCGAGCTGATCGAGGGGTTCGCCCGCCGGGCGGCGGTCCTGCCGGTGGACGAGCTGGTGCTGCACGACGTGGCGGCGGACCGGCTCGACGTCGTCGGCGGCCTGGCCCGCCGGATCCTGGACCGGCACGGCGTCGGCGGGCTCCGCACCACGACCTCGCTCGAGTCCGCTGTGGACGGTGCCGCCGCGGTGCTGGTCCAGCTGCGGGTGGGCGGCCAGCGCACCCGGCTGGTGGACGAGACGCTGCCGGGCCGGTTCGGACTGCTGGGCCAGGAGACGACCGGGCCGGGCGGGTTCGCCAAGGCGCTGCGGACCGTCCCGGTCGTGCTCGACATCGCCGAGCTGGTGGCGGAGCGGGCGCGGGCGGGGGCGTGGATCGTCGACTTCACCAATCCCGTCGGCATCGTCACCCGCGCGCTGCTCGACGCCGGGCACCGGGCGGTCGGCCTCTGCAACGTCGCCATCGGCTTCCAGCGCCGGCTGGCCGCACGTTTCGGCGTCGAGCCGGACCGGATCCGGCTCGACCACGCCGGCCTCAACCACCTGTCCTGGATCCGCCGGGTGCTGGTGGACGGGGTGGACCGACTGCCCGAGCTGCTGGCCGGCGCCGCTGCCGCGGACCTGGCCGCCGAGACCGAGATCCCGGCCGAGCTGCTGCGCACCCTGGGCGCGATCCCGTCGTACTACCTGCACTACTTCTACTGCACCGACCGCGCGGTCCGGGCCCAGGCCACCGGCCCGCAGCGGGCGGAGGAGGTGCTGGAGATCGAGCGCACGCTGCTGCGGATGTACGCCGACCCGGCGCTCGACACCAAGCCTGCGCTGCTGGAGCAACGCGGCGGCGCGTACTACAGCGAGGCGGCCGCGGCCCTGGTGACGTCGCTGCTGACCGGCGACGGCGCCCACCACTACGTGGACGTACGGAACGACGGCACGATCGCCGGCCTGCCCGACGAGGCGGTGGTCGAGGTGCCCGCGACCGTCGACCAGGACGGCGCCCACCCGGTGGCGGTCCCACCGCTGGCGCCGGAGCTGCTCGGCCTCGTCCAGGCGGTGACCGCGTACGAGGTCCTCACCATCGAGGCGGCCCGGACCGGCGACCGGGCGGTGGCGCTGCGGGCGTTGCTGGCCAACCCGCTGGTCCGGCAGTGGGACGTCGCGGTGCCGCTGCTGGACGCGCTGCTGGAGGCGAACCGCGCTCTCCTGCCGAGGTTCTCCCTTGCCTGA
- a CDS encoding BadF/BadG/BcrA/BcrD ATPase family protein has protein sequence MPDVVLGIDGGNSKTDVVAASTSGRVLARRRGAGVVSPLADPAAWREQLAALVADTLRDAGAGQARCAAYYLANVDLPVELRIARRELERMGLAAETVVCNDTLAVLRAGASRPWGVAVVSGAGINAVGVHPSGRTAGFLALGDYSGDTGGGISIGVQGLAAAMRAWDGRGPATALTATLPVRLGMRRPREIAVAVHSGALRYDDLHLLAPAVFAAAGSDGVAAGIVAGFADEVAVMATTLIRRLRLARTDVEVVLGGGTLQAGDGAVLDRIGTRVTAVAPRARVCVLDVAPVFGALVDAWSRAGAPAAALRRLRGQLPAR, from the coding sequence TTGCCTGACGTCGTCCTCGGCATCGACGGGGGCAACTCCAAGACGGACGTGGTGGCCGCGTCCACCTCGGGGCGCGTCCTGGCCCGCCGGCGCGGTGCCGGGGTGGTGTCGCCGCTGGCCGACCCGGCGGCCTGGCGCGAGCAGCTGGCCGCGCTGGTCGCGGACACGCTGCGGGACGCCGGCGCCGGCCAGGCCCGCTGCGCGGCGTACTACCTGGCCAACGTCGACCTCCCGGTCGAGCTCCGGATCGCCCGGCGCGAGCTGGAGCGGATGGGGCTGGCCGCGGAGACCGTGGTGTGCAACGACACGCTGGCGGTGCTGCGGGCCGGGGCGTCGCGGCCCTGGGGCGTCGCGGTGGTGTCCGGCGCCGGCATCAACGCGGTCGGCGTGCACCCGTCCGGGCGTACCGCCGGCTTCCTGGCGCTCGGCGACTACAGCGGCGACACCGGCGGCGGGATCAGCATCGGCGTGCAGGGGCTGGCCGCCGCGATGCGGGCCTGGGACGGGCGGGGACCGGCGACCGCGCTGACCGCCACGCTGCCGGTGAGGCTGGGGATGCGGCGACCGCGGGAGATCGCGGTGGCCGTGCACTCCGGCGCCCTCCGGTACGACGACCTGCACCTGCTCGCCCCGGCCGTGTTCGCCGCGGCCGGGTCCGACGGGGTCGCGGCCGGGATCGTGGCCGGGTTCGCGGATGAGGTCGCGGTGATGGCGACCACGCTGATCCGGCGGCTGCGCCTGGCCCGGACCGACGTCGAGGTGGTCCTGGGCGGCGGCACCCTGCAGGCCGGCGACGGCGCGGTGCTGGACCGGATCGGCACCCGGGTCACCGCGGTCGCGCCGCGGGCCCGGGTCTGCGTGCTGGACGTGGCCCCCGTCTTCGGTGCGCTGGTCGACGCCTGGTCCCGGGCCGGGGCGCCCGCGGCCGCGCTGCGCCGGCTCAGGGGGCAGTTGCCGGCCCGATGA
- the aspS gene encoding aspartate--tRNA ligase, whose product MIRTHEAGTLRAGMAGETVTLAGWVARRRDHGGVIFVDLRDASGVAQVVFREGEMAAVAHQLRAEFCVAITGTVGRRPEGNTNPELPTGEVEVTATRLEVLSEAAPLPFPIDDARGGAGEVGEEARLKWRYLDLRRSGPSAALRMRSEASRLAREVLADRRFVEVETPDLTRSTPEGARDFLVPVRLQPGNWYALPQSPQLFKQLLMVAGMERYYQLARCFRDEDLRADRQPEFTQLDVEMSFVDVEDIVELTEEVVARIWSELAGFDLPRPVRRMPYGEALARYGSDRPDLRFGVELTELTGYFAGTEFRVFQAPYVGAVVMPGGASQSRREFDAWQEWARSRGARGLAYAAFDAETGEARGPIVRNLSPEHLAGLAEAAGAGNGDAVFFAAGEPADARALLGATRQEIGRRCGLIDESRWEFVWVVDFPMFEPVRDDDGRQTGWTAVHHPFTAPSPEWADRFDTEPEHALAQAYDIVVNGVELGGGSIRIHRADLQQRVFDRIGLSKDEAEGKFGFLLEAFQYGPPPHGGIALGWDRLCALLAGVDSIREVIAFPKTASGGDPLTGAPTPVSIDQLREAGVLARPAKAEPASG is encoded by the coding sequence GTGATCCGCACGCATGAGGCGGGGACGCTTCGGGCCGGGATGGCCGGGGAGACTGTCACGTTGGCCGGGTGGGTGGCCCGGCGGCGGGACCACGGCGGGGTGATCTTCGTCGATCTCCGGGACGCGTCCGGGGTGGCGCAGGTCGTCTTCCGCGAGGGCGAGATGGCGGCCGTGGCGCACCAGCTGCGGGCCGAGTTCTGTGTCGCGATCACCGGCACGGTGGGGCGGCGGCCGGAGGGCAACACCAATCCGGAGCTGCCGACCGGCGAGGTCGAGGTGACCGCGACCCGGCTCGAGGTGCTCAGCGAGGCGGCGCCGCTGCCGTTCCCGATCGACGACGCGCGCGGGGGCGCCGGCGAGGTCGGCGAGGAGGCGCGGCTCAAGTGGCGCTATCTCGACCTGCGCCGGTCGGGGCCGTCGGCGGCGCTGCGGATGCGCTCGGAAGCCAGCCGGCTCGCCCGGGAGGTGCTCGCGGATCGCCGGTTCGTCGAGGTGGAGACGCCGGACCTGACCCGGTCGACGCCGGAGGGGGCGCGCGACTTCCTGGTCCCGGTGCGGCTGCAGCCCGGCAACTGGTACGCGCTGCCCCAGTCCCCGCAGCTGTTCAAGCAGCTGCTCATGGTCGCGGGCATGGAGCGCTACTACCAGCTCGCCCGCTGTTTCCGGGACGAGGACCTGCGCGCCGACCGGCAGCCGGAGTTCACGCAGCTCGACGTCGAGATGTCGTTCGTGGACGTCGAGGACATCGTCGAGCTCACCGAAGAGGTGGTGGCGCGGATCTGGTCCGAGCTGGCCGGCTTCGACCTGCCCCGGCCGGTGCGGCGGATGCCGTACGGAGAGGCGCTGGCCCGGTACGGCTCGGACCGGCCGGACCTGCGCTTCGGCGTCGAGCTGACCGAGCTGACCGGCTACTTCGCCGGCACCGAGTTCCGGGTCTTCCAGGCGCCGTACGTCGGCGCCGTCGTGATGCCGGGCGGTGCGTCCCAGTCGCGGCGGGAGTTCGACGCCTGGCAGGAATGGGCGCGTTCCCGCGGCGCCCGCGGGCTGGCGTACGCGGCCTTCGACGCGGAGACCGGCGAGGCGCGCGGGCCGATCGTGCGCAACCTCTCGCCCGAGCATCTCGCCGGGCTGGCCGAGGCGGCCGGGGCGGGCAACGGCGACGCGGTGTTCTTCGCCGCGGGTGAGCCGGCCGACGCGCGGGCGCTGCTCGGCGCGACCCGGCAGGAGATCGGCCGCCGGTGCGGGCTCATCGACGAGTCGCGCTGGGAGTTCGTCTGGGTGGTCGATTTCCCCATGTTCGAGCCGGTACGCGACGACGACGGCCGGCAGACCGGCTGGACCGCCGTGCACCACCCGTTCACCGCACCCTCCCCGGAGTGGGCCGATCGCTTCGACACCGAGCCGGAGCACGCGCTGGCCCAGGCGTACGACATCGTCGTCAACGGCGTCGAGCTCGGCGGCGGGTCGATCCGTATCCACCGGGCCGACCTGCAGCAGCGCGTCTTCGACCGGATCGGGTTGAGCAAGGACGAGGCCGAGGGGAAGTTCGGCTTCCTGCTGGAGGCCTTCCAGTACGGGCCGCCGCCGCACGGCGGCATCGCGCTCGGCTGGGACCGGCTCTGCGCGCTGCTGGCCGGCGTGGACTCGATCCGCGAGGTGATCGCCTTCCCGAAGACGGCCTCCGGTGGGGATCCGCTGACGGGCGCCCCGACCCCGGTGAGCATCGACCAGCTGCGCGAGGCCGGCGTGCTCGCCCGCCCCGCCAAGGCCGAACCCGCCTCCGGCTGA